From Pleurocapsa sp. PCC 7319:
TCTGGTGTCACCAAGAAAGTGTAGTCTGCATTTGAAGAAGTACTAGTATCAGCGATCGCTTTACTTGTGTTATCAGCTATAGAGACAATAGCTGAGGCTATAGAAACAATAGCCCATCTCCATATCAATCTATTCATTGCCTTGCTCCTCTAATATTTCTGAGCGTAACACCAATTGTCATCGGTTAGCCAAAGACTCCGAGTATGCGATTGTTGCACAGTGGTTCAATCTGGGACTACTCATAAATAAATGAATTTTTCACATCATAATAGTGACTATTTTAAATGGCAATCTTTCGGCAAATAAAAATCAAAATTTGCTATTATCAATGCAAGATGAAATCATTAGACAATAATGATGATTTTTTTAGATAAATATTTTCGAATTCAACTTTAGTTTAGTCACTTTCTAACTTAGGTATTTCTGATTTTTATTGATTTACCTACTTTTAAATTGACCAGAAAAAATATTCTGGTCAAGTATTCAAATTTTTATTATTTGGTTAGGGTTCATAATATGGAAAAATAACCATGGGAGATTTTAATTATATTTTATATTTAGATAGACTAAAAAATTAAGCTATGCCCAATACTAAGCGCAAAACTTTTTTATTAGATTTTGAAAAACCTCTTTGTGAGTTAGAGTCGAGGATTGAGCAAATCAAAACCCTGGCAGAAGAAAATCAAGTAGATGTTTCTGCCGAAATAACTCAACTAGAAATGAGGGCGGACCAACTACGTCAAGAAATTTTCAGTACCTTAACTCCTGCTCAAAGACTTCAGTTAGCGCGCCATCCTCGTAGACCGAGCACATTAGATTATGTGCAAGCTATTAGTGATGAGTGGTTAGAATTACATGGCGATCGCGGTGGCTATGACGATCCTGCTTTGGTGGGAGGCGTTGCTCGTATTGACGGTCGCCCAGTAGTGATAATTGGACACCAAAAGGGCAGAGATACTAAAGATAATGTGGCGCGTAACTTTGGTATGGCTTTCCCTGGAGGTTATCGTAAGGCTCTTAGGTTAATGCAGCACGCCAACAAATTTGAGATGCCCATTTTGACTTTTATTGATACTCCTGGAGCCTGGTCAGGAGTAGAAGCCGAAAAACTTGGTCAGGGAGAAGCGATCGCCTATAATTTAAGGCAAATGTTTAGTTTTGAGGTTCCCATTGTTTGTACCGTAATTGGTGAGGGGGGCTCAGGGGGAGCATTAGGTATTGGTGTCGCAGATCGTCTTCTAATGTTAGAACACTCTGTTTATACCGTTGCTAGCCCTGAAGCCTGCGCCGCAATTCTTTGGAAAGATGCTACTAAATCAGATAGAGCTGCTGCTGCCTTAAAAATTACTTCTTGGGACTTAAAAGAATTAGGCTTAATCGATCAAATAGTTCCCGAACCAAGCAGCGGTGCCCACGCTAACCCTGTAGAGGCAGCTACTAAATTGAAAGAGATTATTGGGGAAAATTTAGAACAATTGTGGCAGATGACCCCTCAACAAAGAAAAGATTTGCGCTACGATAAGTTTCGTAATATGGGAAAGTTTGACACAGTAGCAGGATAGACAAGACTTAATTAAATACTTATCAACAAGCTAATAGATTTATATCTATCGAGGTAAGTCCGACTGATTCACCCAAAAACCGCAAGAAACAAAAACTCTCAGGATAAATGAGCAATTCTCTCCTTTTACTATATTTGTGATGCTATAATTGCAAAGGCAACATTTTGTTACATTATTTTTAATGTGAACGTTGCAACCAAAAGCGCTAGTTAAATCATTCTCTATTTGTAGTAGAACTTCCCAAACTAGCGATATGTGATAGTAAATTGACTCGACAAAACACTTGCAATAATTTATTAAATCTAGACCTGTTGGTAGTAAACATATTCAGAAATGTCCAGCTATTGATGAGTAATAGAGCAAGTCACGAGAATCCAGTTTCTCGACTGAATTCTAAACTTCCCTTGTTCATTGCATTTGTTTAATCAGTTAGCTTGGCAAATCATAATAAACAATAATGAATCCATCCCCAAATCAACTACGAGCAATTGTGACAGGTGCAAGTAGTGGAATCGGTAGAGCAACGGCTCTAGCTTTTGCCAAGTCTGGCATTGAGCTTGCTTTAGTGAGTCGCTCCGCGGTTAAGTTGAAAACCGTAGCTGATGAAGTGCAAGCTTTAGGTACTCATGTCAAGGTAAATATTTATCCGATAGATCTAGCAGTAACTGATCAAGTAAAGCAAAAAATTACTGGTATTTGGGAGCATTTTGGTCCTGTGGATATTTTGGTCAATAATGCAGGAATGGGATATACCAACTCTATATATGATACGACCTTAGACGATTGGCAAAAAATATTAAATCTCAATCTGACTAGTGTTTTTCAGTGCATACAGGGAGTTTTGCCTCAGATGCGCGATCGCCAACGAGGGACAATCATCAATGTCGCTTCTATTGCCGCTTTTAACGCTTTTCCTGACTGGGGTGCATATAGTGTGAGTAAAGCAGCTTTAGTTGCTTTAAGCAAGACCTTATCAGTAGAAGAGAGAAGTAATGGTATTCGTACGGTGACTATCTCTCCAGGTTCGGTTAACACCCCCATTTGGGACACGGAAACCGTACAAGCAGATTTTAATCGGGAAGCA
This genomic window contains:
- the accA gene encoding acetyl-CoA carboxylase carboxyl transferase subunit alpha translates to MPNTKRKTFLLDFEKPLCELESRIEQIKTLAEENQVDVSAEITQLEMRADQLRQEIFSTLTPAQRLQLARHPRRPSTLDYVQAISDEWLELHGDRGGYDDPALVGGVARIDGRPVVIIGHQKGRDTKDNVARNFGMAFPGGYRKALRLMQHANKFEMPILTFIDTPGAWSGVEAEKLGQGEAIAYNLRQMFSFEVPIVCTVIGEGGSGGALGIGVADRLLMLEHSVYTVASPEACAAILWKDATKSDRAAAALKITSWDLKELGLIDQIVPEPSSGAHANPVEAATKLKEIIGENLEQLWQMTPQQRKDLRYDKFRNMGKFDTVAG
- a CDS encoding SDR family oxidoreductase — encoded protein: MNPSPNQLRAIVTGASSGIGRATALAFAKSGIELALVSRSAVKLKTVADEVQALGTHVKVNIYPIDLAVTDQVKQKITGIWEHFGPVDILVNNAGMGYTNSIYDTTLDDWQKILNLNLTSVFQCIQGVLPQMRDRQRGTIINVASIAAFNAFPDWGAYSVSKAALVALSKTLSVEERSNGIRTVTISPGSVNTPIWDTETVQADFNREAMLTPEIVAQSILHTALLPHQAVVEEMIVMPSGGAL